ACTAATTAAGTGCAACATTTGTGACTTTATTGGAGCTAATGTTTGCCCTTCTATAATTTCAGGCTCATGATAGAAAAAACCTTGATAGTAATCAAAACCAACTTCAGCCAAAGACTGTAATTGATAGTTAGTTTCAACTTTCTCTGCAATTAGTTTGATATTGAAGGGTTTTATACGTTCAACTATTGGGCGAATACGTTTAGCATTTGTAACTTCTGTATCTATTTTTATCATCGCAATATACGGGAATAATACATCCCACTTTACGTCTAAATCATACTCAGATAACGCAACTTGATAGCCTTTATCATGATAATACTTAACAATTTTCAGTAAACGCTGAGTCGCTGATTGGTGCCCAACTAGTTCGATAACGATACTGGCTTTATCGAACATGAGTGGATACTTGTTTATTAAGCATTTTTCAGTGAAATTAATAAAAGCTAATTTACCTAAACTAACAGACTGAATATCGCCTTGAAAATGGTTTTGTATGATCAGTTTAGAACTAGCAATATCTTGATCAATTTCTGGAAATTTATTATTTGGACTATCTCTAAAGAGGAGTTCGTAACCAACCGTTTGATGATTTCTGTCGAGTATAGCCTGACGGGCGATATAACTTATTTTCATAGGAAGATTATTAATATAATTATTGTATTTAAAACATACCTTATTATGCATGTTATTGAAAAGCTATTTAAGTGATAATTTACAAGTTTATGATTTTAATAGGCTGTGAACGAATAATGTGTGATCAAACACACAACTATCATCACTCAGACAGTGTTATCACATGTTTATTAATTTTTAACGTGAGTAAATCGCCATAATGAATATCTTCTATATAAGGAGCTAATATTTCAAGTTGGTTTAAGGGCTGCTGATGTTCAGTTTTAGTGTCAAATTGTGGTTGATATATAAGCGCTGAAATTTCGGTATATTCTTTTAATAGAATACATCGGCAAAATTTAAAATCTTCTGCTGGTATATCGTCATGCCATTTAACTTGTTTAAAAAAGTAATCATGGTGGTTTAATGTTATTGATCTACTATTAAACTCTGCATTTATGGTAGCTGGATAAAACTCACTAATATCTAAACCTAGCGCTTTAAAGTGTGAAACTTGGGCATTAATTGTTCCAAAAGGAAATCTAGAATCGTTTGCACTACCTGATGCTACTTGGTGCCCTTTTACAACAGTAAAGTTGAATAGCTCCATTTTTGACGTTTGCATATCATAATCCTGATTTTAATAACTCAAAGTCTAAAGTTAGCCACATGCTTTGCTAGAA
The Colwellia sp. Arc7-D genome window above contains:
- a CDS encoding HDOD domain-containing protein; translated protein: MKISYIARQAILDRNHQTVGYELLFRDSPNNKFPEIDQDIASSKLIIQNHFQGDIQSVSLGKLAFINFTEKCLINKYPLMFDKASIVIELVGHQSATQRLLKIVKYYHDKGYQVALSEYDLDVKWDVLFPYIAMIKIDTEVTNAKRIRPIVERIKPFNIKLIAEKVETNYQLQSLAEVGFDYYQGFFYHEPEIIEGQTLAPIKSQMLHLISETFNKPLDFDHIAEIIGHDVNLTLGLLKLVNNVATGTRIEITSLKQAAAYLGEDKLKQFVTILALSKLTTSKFTEISKQSLITARLMATLASESAFMEIKDFAFITGLLSSIEVILSMPIDEIVKTMPLAQPIVDALVNHSGLLGELLDLTTNYITGNGENIQQLTDLYQLDANFIHKEFVNASNWCKSLGI